A region of Rhizobium indicum DNA encodes the following proteins:
- a CDS encoding glycosyltransferase family 4 protein → MQVAFYAPMKSPNHPVPSGDRLMARLLIRALELGGHQVEVASEFRTHASTPEAAAALEPAIGAELERLRLRWKSGPRPELWFCYHPYYKSPDPFGPAISAEFAIPYVTAEASYAAKRDRTGWATSQKLVGEAIMQAAVNISFTERDQAGLAAVFPQAGLARLKPFIDTALFENVSPAPDPRRLMTVAMMRAGDKMDSYAMLARALRLIEDRPWTIAVIGDGPMRQEVQAVFAEFPGRIEWLGERNAVEIAELLGRGGVYVWPGCGEAYGLAYLEAQAAGLPVVAQETAGVPAVVEAGVTGLLTPDGDVTAYAEALAALLDDRQRRDAMGQAARRFVLGERSLATAAQVLNGILRDSAATGVT, encoded by the coding sequence ATGCAGGTGGCTTTCTACGCGCCGATGAAATCGCCGAACCATCCGGTGCCGTCGGGCGACCGTTTGATGGCGCGGCTGCTGATCCGGGCGCTGGAGCTTGGCGGGCATCAGGTCGAAGTCGCCTCCGAATTCCGCACCCATGCCTCGACACCGGAGGCGGCAGCCGCGCTCGAACCCGCCATCGGCGCCGAACTGGAGCGGCTGCGGCTGAGATGGAAATCTGGGCCGCGACCGGAACTCTGGTTCTGCTACCACCCCTATTACAAATCGCCCGATCCCTTCGGGCCGGCGATTTCTGCCGAATTCGCCATTCCCTATGTCACTGCCGAAGCCTCCTATGCGGCAAAACGCGACCGAACCGGCTGGGCAACATCACAGAAGCTGGTGGGCGAGGCGATCATGCAGGCGGCGGTCAATATCAGCTTCACCGAGCGTGACCAGGCCGGGCTTGCCGCCGTCTTTCCGCAGGCGGGCCTTGCCAGGCTGAAACCCTTCATCGACACGGCGTTGTTCGAGAACGTGTCGCCGGCGCCCGATCCGCGCCGGCTGATGACGGTCGCGATGATGCGGGCCGGCGACAAGATGGACAGTTATGCGATGCTTGCGAGAGCATTGCGGCTGATCGAAGACCGGCCCTGGACGATTGCCGTCATCGGCGATGGTCCGATGCGCCAGGAGGTACAGGCGGTGTTTGCCGAGTTTCCTGGCCGGATCGAATGGCTGGGCGAGCGCAATGCCGTCGAGATCGCCGAACTGCTCGGGCGCGGCGGCGTCTATGTCTGGCCCGGATGCGGTGAGGCCTATGGCCTTGCCTACCTGGAAGCCCAGGCCGCCGGCCTGCCTGTCGTCGCTCAGGAAACGGCAGGCGTGCCAGCGGTGGTCGAGGCTGGCGTGACCGGCCTGCTGACGCCGGATGGCGATGTCACTGCCTATGCCGAGGCCCTGGCTGCCCTGCTTGACGACAGGCAAAGGCGCGACGCCATGGGGCAGGCGGCGCGGCGCTTCGTGCTCGGCGAGCGATCGCTTGCGACGGCGGCGCAGGTATTGAACGGAATTTTGCGCGACAGCGCAGCAACAGGAGTGACGTGA
- a CDS encoding adenylate/guanylate cyclase domain-containing protein, producing MTTVSATGIFSERTIRRARLGSGLVIFIFVVLHLSNHAIGLISVAAADKAAHLFLAIWRNPLGTTVFYSSVLIHIALVLRAIYMRRSLVMPKGEMAQIVLGLMIPLLLLDHVIGTRIAHEFYGYIDDYETVVSSLWIRSPANGARQALAVVAVWIHGCIGIHFWLRYRSWYPDFAPLMLALAILVPVLSLLGFVEMGRTLADPSYQQSMTVSAYKEGVNTRYASNPEVHRQVAMIRAGLYGAFSASLLIVVVARARRKLKERLDQVAVNYPGGEVIRVPRGFSVLEASRLGGLPHYAVCGGKGQCSTCRVQILGDYESLPAPDKMEQTTLRRINAGPDVRLACQLRPNGNVAVAPLLVPAIEAALPANSQETSPGREREIAVLFVDIRHFTTLTETRLPFDVVFLLNRYFAIIGKAVEQSGGRLDKFIGDGAMALFGLNTAPEEACRQALNAAAAIVAEIEKLAAELADELALPLRIAIGIHTGPAVVGTMGYGRVRSMTAIGDTVNVASRLESAAKEFEAAIVISEPVASLSGANLAGIESREISVRGRALPLKVYVIPREKAAEPLEGKA from the coding sequence ATGACGACGGTCTCGGCCACAGGGATTTTTTCGGAACGTACGATCAGAAGGGCGAGGCTCGGTTCCGGCCTCGTCATTTTCATCTTCGTCGTGCTGCATTTGTCGAACCATGCGATTGGCCTGATTTCCGTCGCAGCCGCCGATAAAGCCGCCCACCTCTTCCTGGCGATCTGGCGTAATCCCCTGGGGACCACCGTCTTCTATTCGTCGGTGCTAATCCATATCGCGCTGGTGCTGCGCGCCATCTACATGCGCCGCAGCCTGGTCATGCCGAAGGGGGAAATGGCGCAGATTGTGCTCGGCCTGATGATCCCGCTGCTTCTCCTCGATCATGTCATCGGCACGCGCATCGCCCACGAGTTCTATGGCTATATCGACGACTACGAGACGGTCGTCAGTTCGCTGTGGATCAGGTCTCCGGCGAACGGCGCGCGGCAGGCGCTCGCCGTCGTCGCCGTCTGGATCCACGGCTGCATCGGCATCCATTTCTGGCTGCGCTACCGCTCCTGGTACCCGGACTTCGCACCGCTCATGCTGGCACTCGCCATCCTCGTGCCGGTGCTCTCGCTGCTCGGCTTCGTCGAAATGGGCAGGACGCTCGCCGACCCTTCCTACCAGCAGTCAATGACGGTCAGCGCTTACAAGGAGGGCGTCAACACCCGTTACGCCTCGAACCCGGAGGTTCACCGTCAGGTCGCCATGATCCGCGCCGGGCTCTACGGCGCCTTCTCGGCCTCGCTGCTCATCGTCGTCGTCGCCCGCGCCCGGCGCAAGTTGAAGGAGCGGCTTGACCAGGTCGCCGTGAATTATCCGGGCGGCGAGGTGATCCGTGTGCCGCGCGGCTTCTCGGTGCTGGAGGCAAGCCGGCTCGGCGGCCTGCCGCATTATGCCGTCTGCGGCGGCAAGGGCCAGTGCTCCACCTGTCGCGTGCAGATCCTTGGCGATTACGAAAGCCTGCCTGCCCCCGACAAGATGGAACAGACGACACTGAGGCGCATCAATGCCGGCCCGGATGTCCGGCTCGCCTGCCAGCTTCGCCCGAACGGCAACGTTGCCGTCGCGCCGCTTCTCGTGCCGGCGATCGAGGCGGCCCTTCCCGCCAACAGCCAGGAGACGAGCCCCGGCCGCGAGCGCGAGATCGCCGTGCTCTTCGTCGATATCCGCCATTTCACCACGCTGACGGAAACCCGCCTGCCCTTCGACGTCGTCTTCCTGCTGAACCGCTATTTCGCCATCATCGGCAAGGCGGTGGAGCAGTCGGGCGGGCGGCTCGACAAGTTCATCGGCGACGGCGCCATGGCGCTCTTCGGGCTCAACACCGCACCGGAGGAAGCCTGCCGCCAGGCGCTCAACGCGGCCGCGGCGATCGTCGCCGAGATCGAGAAACTCGCCGCCGAGCTGGCCGACGAACTGGCGCTGCCGCTGCGCATCGCGATCGGCATTCATACCGGCCCGGCCGTCGTCGGCACGATGGGATATGGCCGGGTGCGCAGCATGACGGCGATCGGCGACACCGTGAATGTTGCGAGCCGGTTGGAAAGCGCCGCCAAGGAGTTCGAGGCGGCGATCGTCATCTCCGAGCCGGTGGCGAGCCTTTCGGGTGCTAACCTCGCCGGCATCGAAAGCCGTGAAATCAGTGTGCGCGGCCGGGCCCTGCCCTTGAAAGTCTACGTCATTCCGAGAGAGAAAGCGGCAGAGCCGCTCGAAGGAAAAGCCTGA
- a CDS encoding FkbM family methyltransferase, which produces MPGKPWLTAKYWSRRLRKARNAAASRFFDTRFGRRLLIENIGPRVVSMTVDAGDHLMTFSPADYIGRKVFRKGHFEREAVDRLIVILRERGLLRKDATLLEIGGNIGTQTVYFALSDTYIKIVSIEPDPRNFPLLQLNIRQNRLEEKVRLVNCAAGESEGEIDFFLNLNNHGKSSAIRQSPTDRKISVPVKPISEILAGLSIDPVAIGLVWMDIEGYEPVACRSMQPLLARRVPLYMEFTPLFYGREGTKAFISMLSGFYEDCLVLFEDREEEMRVRDLPSDVDQYNVLFLP; this is translated from the coding sequence ATGCCTGGCAAGCCCTGGCTGACCGCCAAATACTGGAGCCGCCGGCTGCGCAAGGCGCGCAATGCGGCCGCTTCGCGCTTCTTCGACACCCGCTTCGGCCGCCGCCTGCTGATCGAGAATATCGGCCCGCGCGTCGTCTCGATGACGGTCGATGCCGGCGACCACCTGATGACCTTCTCGCCGGCCGACTATATCGGTCGCAAGGTGTTCCGGAAGGGCCATTTCGAGCGCGAGGCCGTCGACCGGCTGATCGTCATCCTGCGCGAGCGCGGCCTTTTGCGAAAAGACGCGACGCTGCTCGAGATCGGCGGCAATATCGGCACCCAGACCGTCTATTTCGCCCTCAGCGACACCTACATCAAGATCGTCAGCATCGAGCCCGATCCACGTAATTTCCCGCTGCTTCAACTTAACATTCGCCAGAACCGGCTGGAGGAAAAAGTCCGACTCGTCAATTGCGCCGCCGGCGAGAGCGAAGGCGAGATCGACTTTTTTCTCAACCTCAATAATCACGGCAAGAGCAGCGCCATCCGCCAAAGCCCGACGGACAGGAAGATCAGCGTGCCGGTAAAGCCGATTTCCGAGATCCTTGCCGGACTTTCGATCGACCCGGTCGCAATCGGCCTCGTCTGGATGGATATCGAGGGCTACGAGCCGGTCGCCTGCCGCTCAATGCAGCCGCTGCTTGCCCGCCGCGTGCCGCTCTACATGGAGTTCACGCCACTCTTTTACGGGCGTGAGGGAACGAAAGCCTTCATATCCATGCTATCAGGCTTCTACGAGGATTGCCTGGTCCTCTTCGAGGATCGCGAGGAGGAGATGAGGGTGCGGGACCTGCCGAGCGATGTCGATCAGTATAACGTGCTGTTTTTGCCTTAG
- a CDS encoding GFA family protein, protein MTVLSGKCLCGQVRISVRGEPLRVGICHCTDCRQESGSAFTFYGIWPAGQFEHSGETGAFQGRHFCTGCGSRLFSADDREAEIKLGILSEAPTPLVPSYELWIKRREPWLRPVEGAKQYDEDRK, encoded by the coding sequence ATGACCGTGCTTTCCGGAAAGTGTCTTTGCGGGCAGGTGCGTATTTCTGTCCGGGGCGAACCCTTGCGCGTTGGAATTTGTCATTGCACGGACTGCAGGCAGGAAAGCGGTTCGGCTTTTACCTTTTATGGGATCTGGCCCGCCGGCCAATTCGAACATTCAGGGGAAACTGGCGCGTTCCAAGGTCGGCATTTCTGTACCGGTTGCGGCTCGCGGCTGTTTTCCGCCGATGACCGGGAGGCGGAAATCAAGCTTGGCATCCTCTCCGAGGCGCCGACGCCTCTGGTGCCGAGCTACGAACTCTGGATCAAACGCCGTGAACCGTGGCTGCGACCGGTGGAAGGCGCCAAGCAGTATGACGAAGACCGAAAGTGA
- a CDS encoding ABC transporter ATP-binding protein, protein MTRKKLDFRADAYRHVLGFVFHHWRHRPVLVGIIIVLVIASTLAEVMVPVFSGQIVDAIAGSNAADRALRAFVIVVALGLTSVALRWFIFNGIIRLTLRTMADVTNNGFHKVQRFSTDWHANSFAGSTVRKITRGMWALDQLNDLLLVALLPSIVMLVGASIVLGSYWPIMGLIVAAGSLIYIGVTVALSMGFVSPAARLANAWDTKLGGALADAISCNSVVKAFGAEGREEVRLRHVMAKWDSRTRRTWKRGTLSGTIQGFLMVSMQAGILGTGLIMWRQGLATPGDITFVLAMFFVLQGYLRNVGQDIRNLQRAVNDMEELVLLDKMPLGIEDKPNAKPIEIGEGEIVFDRITFQYGAHPTPLYEDFSVTIKPGERVGLVGHSGSGKTTFVKLIQRLYDVNSGEIRIDGQDIAAVKQSSLRGQIAIVQQEPILFHRTLAENIAYSRPNASRREIVQAAKQASAHDFIMGLPKGYETMVGERGVKLSGGERQRVAIARAFLADAPVLILDEATSSLDSESEVQIQQAMERLMNGRTTLVIAHRLSTVRALDRLLVFDKGKIVEEGDHQALIRLNNGIYRRLFERQALELTKGLVA, encoded by the coding sequence ATGACTCGCAAGAAGCTCGATTTCCGCGCCGATGCCTATCGCCATGTGCTCGGCTTTGTTTTCCATCATTGGCGCCATCGGCCAGTATTGGTGGGCATCATCATCGTGTTGGTCATTGCCAGCACCCTGGCCGAAGTCATGGTGCCGGTGTTTTCCGGTCAGATCGTCGATGCCATTGCCGGCAGCAATGCGGCTGACAGGGCGCTGCGCGCTTTCGTCATCGTCGTGGCACTGGGCCTGACCAGCGTGGCACTGCGCTGGTTCATCTTCAACGGCATTATCCGGCTGACGCTGCGCACCATGGCGGATGTGACGAATAACGGTTTCCATAAGGTGCAGCGGTTCTCGACCGACTGGCACGCCAACAGCTTTGCCGGTTCGACGGTGCGCAAGATCACCCGCGGCATGTGGGCGCTCGACCAGCTCAACGACCTGCTGCTGGTCGCCCTGCTGCCGTCCATCGTCATGCTGGTCGGCGCAAGCATTGTGCTCGGCAGCTATTGGCCGATCATGGGCCTGATCGTTGCTGCCGGGTCGCTGATCTATATCGGCGTGACCGTGGCGCTTTCCATGGGCTTCGTGTCGCCGGCGGCACGGCTTGCCAATGCTTGGGACACCAAGCTGGGCGGCGCGCTGGCGGATGCCATCAGCTGCAATTCGGTGGTCAAGGCCTTCGGCGCCGAAGGCCGCGAAGAGGTGCGCCTGCGCCACGTGATGGCGAAATGGGACAGCCGCACGCGGCGGACATGGAAGCGCGGCACATTGAGCGGCACGATCCAGGGTTTCCTGATGGTTTCCATGCAGGCCGGCATTCTGGGAACGGGCCTGATCATGTGGCGGCAGGGGCTGGCGACGCCTGGCGACATCACCTTCGTGCTGGCGATGTTCTTCGTCCTGCAGGGCTATCTGCGCAATGTCGGCCAGGACATCCGCAATCTGCAGCGTGCCGTCAACGACATGGAGGAACTGGTGCTGCTCGACAAGATGCCGCTCGGCATCGAGGACAAGCCGAACGCCAAGCCGATCGAGATTGGCGAGGGCGAGATCGTCTTCGATCGCATCACCTTCCAGTATGGCGCGCATCCCACCCCGCTTTATGAGGATTTCTCGGTCACCATCAAGCCGGGTGAGCGCGTGGGCCTGGTCGGGCATTCGGGCTCGGGCAAGACGACCTTCGTCAAGCTCATCCAGCGCCTCTATGACGTCAACTCGGGCGAAATCCGCATCGACGGACAGGATATCGCGGCGGTCAAGCAATCCAGTCTGCGCGGCCAGATCGCCATCGTGCAACAGGAGCCTATCCTGTTCCACCGCACGCTGGCGGAAAACATCGCCTATAGCCGGCCTAACGCCTCGCGGCGCGAGATCGTGCAGGCGGCGAAACAGGCGAGTGCCCACGACTTCATCATGGGCCTTCCCAAGGGCTATGAGACGATGGTGGGGGAACGCGGCGTCAAGCTGTCGGGCGGCGAGCGGCAGCGTGTCGCCATTGCCCGTGCCTTCCTGGCCGATGCACCGGTGCTGATCCTGGACGAGGCGACGTCGAGCCTCGACAGCGAGAGCGAGGTGCAGATCCAGCAGGCCATGGAACGCCTGATGAACGGCCGCACGACGCTGGTCATCGCCCACCGGCTGTCCACGGTAAGGGCGCTGGACCGGCTGCTGGTCTTCGACAAGGGAAAGATCGTCGAGGAAGGCGATCACCAAGCGCTGATCAGGCTCAATAACGGTATCTATCGCCGGCTGTTCGAACGGCAGGCACTGGAACTGACCAAGGGTCTGGTGGCGTAA
- a CDS encoding NAD(P)/FAD-dependent oxidoreductase, whose translation MSFEAIIIGGNFAGLSAAMQLARARRRVLLVDAGAPRNRFSEASHGFLGQDGQTPAAIMREGKRQLSLYPTITIREGKVVRAQSDGDAFTIGTEDGGEERAARIVLATGVSDTLPEIPGLKERWGRSALHCPYCHGFEVGGGKLGVLANHPHSAHSAMMIPDWGATTFFTQALFEPDEEQLVKLTARDVRIERSPIVELLGDKPKLEAVRLADARVVPLDAIFVAPRTAMASTIAEQLGCAFDDGPFGPIVRIADNKETTIKGVFAAGDAASAMHNATLASASGVLAGVHCHQSLVMQSAA comes from the coding sequence ATGTCGTTCGAAGCCATCATCATCGGCGGAAACTTCGCCGGCCTTTCGGCAGCGATGCAGCTGGCCCGGGCACGGCGGCGCGTTCTGCTCGTCGATGCCGGCGCGCCGCGCAATCGTTTTTCTGAAGCCTCGCACGGTTTCCTCGGCCAGGACGGCCAGACGCCGGCGGCGATCATGCGGGAGGGAAAACGGCAGCTTTCGCTTTATCCGACCATCACCATCCGCGAGGGGAAAGTCGTCCGGGCGCAAAGCGATGGTGACGCCTTCACTATCGGCACCGAAGACGGCGGCGAGGAACGAGCCGCGCGCATCGTGCTCGCAACCGGCGTCAGCGACACGCTGCCCGAAATCCCCGGCCTCAAGGAGCGATGGGGCCGCTCCGCGCTGCACTGCCCCTATTGCCACGGTTTTGAGGTCGGCGGCGGCAAGCTCGGCGTTCTCGCAAACCATCCGCATTCGGCTCATTCGGCCATGATGATCCCAGACTGGGGTGCGACGACCTTTTTCACCCAAGCGCTGTTCGAGCCCGATGAAGAGCAATTGGTGAAGTTGACGGCCCGTGACGTCCGGATCGAACGCAGCCCTATCGTGGAATTGTTGGGCGACAAACCGAAGCTTGAGGCCGTTCGCCTCGCCGATGCCCGCGTCGTGCCGCTGGACGCCATCTTCGTCGCTCCGAGAACGGCGATGGCGAGCACGATTGCCGAACAGCTCGGCTGCGCCTTCGACGACGGCCCGTTCGGGCCAATCGTTCGGATCGCCGATAACAAGGAAACCACCATCAAGGGCGTCTTTGCCGCCGGCGATGCGGCAAGCGCCATGCACAATGCCACGCTCGCCTCCGCCTCAGGCGTGCTCGCCGGCGTGCACTGCCATCAATCGCTTGTCATGCAGTCGGCCGCTTAG
- a CDS encoding class I SAM-dependent methyltransferase: MSRLDSFIRRLTAQRDILNSIIDLVGETPGPVLEFGLGNGRTYDHLRENFPGRRIVAFDWEVRSYSASTPSAEDMVTGNIRESGQAFVGIGAALAHADIGTGHDEIDAVTLTWLPQLMAGVLAHDGIAVSGLPLEHPELMALPLPDGIKEGRYFLYRRT, from the coding sequence ATGAGCCGCCTCGACAGCTTCATTCGCCGGTTGACGGCTCAACGCGACATTTTGAACTCGATCATCGATCTGGTGGGGGAAACGCCAGGCCCGGTGCTGGAGTTCGGCCTCGGCAACGGCCGCACCTATGATCACCTGCGCGAGAACTTTCCCGGCAGGCGCATCGTCGCTTTCGACTGGGAAGTCCGTTCCTATTCGGCCTCGACACCATCGGCAGAAGACATGGTGACCGGCAATATCCGCGAGTCCGGCCAGGCCTTCGTCGGCATCGGCGCAGCCCTTGCCCATGCCGATATCGGCACCGGTCATGACGAGATCGACGCGGTGACGCTGACCTGGCTGCCGCAGCTGATGGCCGGCGTGCTCGCCCATGACGGCATCGCCGTCAGCGGGCTGCCGCTGGAGCATCCCGAGCTGATGGCGCTGCCGCTGCCAGACGGCATCAAGGAAGGCCGCTATTTCCTGTATCGCAGGACGTAG
- a CDS encoding DUF805 domain-containing protein, protein MGFTEAVRTVLKQKYATFSGRASRSEYWWFVLFYLLALFALIIPAFILAFATSGGGAPSPVHYTVVIWMLFTLAIFLPLTSLQVRRFHDRNISGWWYLALFIGSFVPYVVLVTAPVTIVISVLPGTEGPNKFGADPLRPERSAEVFA, encoded by the coding sequence ATGGGGTTTACTGAAGCTGTTCGGACTGTTCTGAAGCAGAAATATGCGACCTTTTCCGGCAGGGCTTCCCGGTCGGAATATTGGTGGTTCGTGCTATTCTATCTGCTGGCGCTGTTCGCACTCATAATTCCGGCCTTTATACTCGCCTTCGCTACCAGTGGCGGCGGAGCCCCGTCACCGGTTCACTATACCGTGGTCATCTGGATGTTGTTCACACTCGCAATTTTTTTGCCGCTGACATCTCTTCAGGTTCGCCGCTTCCATGATCGCAACATTTCCGGTTGGTGGTATCTCGCGCTGTTTATCGGGAGCTTCGTTCCCTATGTCGTTCTCGTCACCGCCCCAGTGACTATTGTTATTTCCGTGCTCCCGGGCACAGAAGGTCCGAACAAGTTCGGGGCGGATCCGCTGCGTCCGGAACGAAGCGCGGAGGTCTTTGCTTAG
- a CDS encoding Rrf2 family transcriptional regulator, whose product MRNDSRLSRMLHVLIHMDKHQHSATSDMIAKMLNTNPVVVRRTMAGLREQGYVRSEKGHGGGWTLVRPLSDITLLDVYNAIGEPHLFAIGPADDQPQCLVEQAVNVVLGDAMKEAQALLLRRLDSVTLDKIAADFEAKLATRPATSHSCAS is encoded by the coding sequence ATGCGCAATGACAGCCGCCTTTCACGCATGCTGCACGTGCTGATCCACATGGATAAGCACCAGCATTCGGCGACCTCCGACATGATTGCAAAGATGCTGAACACCAATCCCGTCGTCGTCCGCCGCACCATGGCCGGCCTTCGCGAACAGGGCTACGTCCGCTCCGAAAAGGGCCATGGCGGCGGCTGGACGCTGGTGCGTCCCTTGTCCGACATCACCCTGCTCGACGTCTATAACGCCATCGGCGAACCGCATCTCTTCGCCATCGGCCCGGCCGACGACCAGCCGCAATGCCTGGTGGAACAGGCGGTGAATGTCGTCCTCGGCGACGCGATGAAAGAAGCCCAGGCCCTGCTCCTGCGGCGGTTGGACAGCGTGACGCTAGACAAAATCGCGGCCGACTTCGAGGCGAAACTGGCCACGCGCCCGGCCACATCCCATTCCTGCGCCTCCTGA
- a CDS encoding alpha/beta fold hydrolase: MATLVRHRWMTVAGVETFYREAGREDAPVLLLPHGYPCSSYEFRNLMPRLADRWRLIAPDFPGAGYSGTPDDFDYSFDGYAAWLEAFVDAMHVDRFVLYLHDFGSPIGARLAIKDPHRVAGLIIQNGDIPYEDALGPKYADIEATWTLPRSEMRKVLAEAISEAAFKEEFLNDLPPALADTIPPDLWKLHWSLITPRRKDIAIDLIAGLRENRAWFPEHRKYLSEYRPPTLIVWGPNDHYMPEKSARAYLRDLPDAELHLLGGGHWLLETHLDDVVALMREFLGRVHAA, translated from the coding sequence ATGGCCACTCTCGTCCGACATCGCTGGATGACGGTTGCAGGCGTCGAGACTTTTTACCGCGAGGCCGGCCGGGAAGATGCACCGGTCTTGTTGCTGCCGCACGGATATCCCTGCTCATCCTATGAATTTCGCAATCTAATGCCGCGCCTTGCCGACCGTTGGCGCCTGATTGCGCCGGATTTCCCGGGTGCGGGCTATAGCGGTACGCCGGATGATTTCGACTATAGCTTCGATGGATATGCCGCCTGGCTGGAGGCCTTCGTCGATGCGATGCATGTCGACCGGTTTGTCCTCTACCTCCACGACTTCGGGTCGCCTATCGGTGCGCGGTTGGCAATCAAAGACCCTCACCGCGTCGCCGGGCTGATCATCCAGAATGGCGATATCCCCTATGAAGATGCCCTCGGACCGAAATATGCGGATATCGAGGCGACATGGACGCTTCCGAGATCGGAGATGAGGAAGGTGCTGGCGGAGGCGATCAGCGAGGCGGCCTTCAAGGAGGAGTTCCTCAACGATCTGCCGCCTGCTTTGGCCGATACGATCCCGCCCGATCTCTGGAAGCTGCATTGGTCGCTGATCACGCCGCGGCGCAAGGACATCGCCATAGACCTCATCGCCGGACTGAGGGAGAACCGGGCCTGGTTCCCGGAACACCGCAAATATCTCAGCGAATACCGGCCGCCGACCTTGATCGTCTGGGGTCCGAACGACCACTACATGCCGGAAAAGTCGGCTCGGGCCTATCTGCGCGATCTGCCGGATGCCGAACTCCATCTGCTCGGCGGCGGGCACTGGCTGCTCGAGACGCATCTCGATGATGTCGTAGCACTCATGCGAGAGTTCCTCGGACGCGTTCACGCCGCCTGA
- a CDS encoding tudor domain-containing protein encodes MKSFVAAAIAIGVMCSGASVASAQTKGDWVLGNWKGAGYWFPGVIDNTSGGKVTIRYDDGDRETVPLSDVRPYNWVIGMKVECNYKGAGDWYAGKITSLGGEKIGIAYDDGDKETTRTGRCRSR; translated from the coding sequence TTGAAGAGTTTTGTTGCTGCGGCTATCGCAATCGGTGTCATGTGCTCCGGCGCTTCTGTCGCATCTGCGCAGACGAAGGGCGACTGGGTTCTCGGAAACTGGAAGGGAGCCGGTTATTGGTTCCCTGGCGTTATCGACAACACCTCCGGCGGGAAGGTCACCATCCGATATGATGACGGCGATAGGGAAACCGTTCCTTTGAGCGATGTGCGTCCTTACAACTGGGTCATCGGGATGAAGGTCGAGTGCAACTACAAGGGTGCCGGCGATTGGTATGCAGGGAAGATCACCTCGCTTGGGGGCGAGAAGATTGGTATTGCCTACGATGACGGCGACAAGGAAACCACCCGAACCGGCCGCTGCCGTTCACGATAA
- a CDS encoding polysaccharide deacetylase family protein, translated as MTDGIAWDPLHHELDRWQAADRVARFWLRDDDAVEPTQALETLMALACQSEVPLTLAVIPGLTGEALAARLVEDAAVAVAVHGWSHTNHAGPERKKQELGGDRPADVVLGELGEGFRLLQRLHPARFLPVLVPPWNRIDAALIPALPGLGFAALSVYGRANQGGPVPLLNTHVDIIDWHGTRGGRSEADLVAELVAELRHRFAGSDEPVGVLTHHLVHDAAAWDFLSALFAVTGRHPAVRWSPASELLGP; from the coding sequence ATGACCGACGGGATAGCCTGGGACCCCCTGCACCATGAGCTTGACCGCTGGCAGGCCGCCGACCGGGTGGCGCGGTTCTGGCTGCGGGACGACGACGCCGTTGAGCCGACCCAGGCGCTGGAGACGTTGATGGCGCTCGCCTGTCAAAGCGAGGTTCCGCTGACACTCGCCGTCATTCCCGGCTTGACCGGCGAGGCATTGGCCGCGCGCCTGGTGGAAGACGCAGCCGTCGCTGTCGCGGTGCATGGCTGGTCTCATACGAACCATGCGGGGCCGGAGAGAAAAAAGCAGGAACTCGGCGGCGACCGGCCGGCAGATGTCGTGCTCGGCGAGTTGGGTGAAGGGTTCCGGCTGCTGCAGCGGCTGCATCCGGCCCGCTTCCTGCCGGTGCTGGTGCCGCCGTGGAACCGGATCGACGCGGCCCTCATCCCGGCGCTGCCCGGTCTCGGATTTGCAGCACTGTCGGTCTATGGGCGGGCAAATCAGGGTGGCCCGGTGCCGCTCCTCAACACCCATGTCGACATCATCGACTGGCATGGCACGCGCGGCGGACGAAGCGAGGCGGACCTGGTGGCCGAGCTGGTGGCCGAGCTTCGCCACCGGTTTGCCGGGAGCGACGAGCCTGTCGGCGTGCTCACCCACCATCTGGTGCATGATGCAGCCGCGTGGGACTTCCTGTCGGCCTTGTTTGCAGTGACGGGCCGGCATCCGGCCGTCCGCTGGTCGCCGGCGTCGGAACTGCTAGGGCCTTAG